The following proteins are co-located in the Polyangiaceae bacterium genome:
- a CDS encoding trypsin-like peptidase domain-containing protein, with translation MAAGGRLVIVRGAVKSVALAAGFVTALVCLMAGVGRLSESGWVRLPVALLVMVVLPAVLADRLLPDDEPTKGRGIVGDVFAVSWLLVVVIFVVPLAGVSSGWLRAEGDRLHRSEFTLLSRLAYALAGAEVHVKAAPVVTADSASAAGSAPAAPQASASASAVVPPVEDAGAPTPRPKQSGEKTAAELFKQLAPSVVSINIKSGDMEGGGTGFLVDTKGTVVTNHHVVSVGKEIRIKFFNGAVYDQVDLLEQDPAQDLALLAIDLAKPKEGKRPKIEALSLGDSDKVQVGERAISIGNPLGLEHTLTDGLVSARRVYQGKHWIQMSVPVSPGNSGGPLFDMKGQVIGVTTAQVLGGFFGRAQNLNLAIPVNVVKQHLKSTYPDRRKFGSEGGGSHW, from the coding sequence ATGGCAGCCGGTGGACGCCTGGTGATCGTGCGAGGGGCTGTAAAAAGCGTTGCCCTGGCCGCGGGCTTCGTGACGGCTCTGGTTTGCCTGATGGCGGGGGTGGGGCGCCTTTCGGAAAGCGGCTGGGTGCGACTTCCCGTCGCGCTCCTGGTGATGGTGGTGCTACCCGCGGTGCTCGCGGATCGCCTCTTGCCAGACGACGAACCGACCAAGGGCCGAGGCATCGTCGGTGACGTCTTCGCGGTCAGTTGGCTTCTGGTAGTCGTGATCTTCGTCGTGCCGCTCGCCGGGGTTTCGAGCGGCTGGCTGCGTGCAGAGGGTGACCGCCTGCACCGGAGCGAGTTCACGCTCCTGAGCCGACTTGCCTACGCACTGGCGGGCGCGGAGGTTCACGTCAAAGCCGCGCCTGTCGTCACGGCCGACTCGGCCAGCGCCGCAGGTTCGGCCCCGGCAGCGCCGCAAGCGAGCGCCAGCGCCTCTGCCGTCGTGCCTCCCGTCGAGGACGCGGGTGCGCCGACGCCACGACCGAAGCAATCTGGCGAGAAGACCGCGGCCGAGCTGTTCAAACAACTAGCCCCGAGCGTGGTCTCCATCAACATCAAGAGCGGCGACATGGAGGGTGGGGGCACGGGCTTCCTGGTGGACACCAAAGGCACCGTCGTCACCAACCACCACGTGGTATCGGTCGGCAAGGAGATCCGCATCAAGTTCTTCAATGGCGCCGTGTACGATCAGGTCGACTTGCTCGAGCAGGATCCGGCGCAGGACCTGGCCCTGCTCGCCATCGATCTCGCCAAGCCGAAAGAAGGCAAGCGTCCGAAGATCGAGGCCTTGAGTCTGGGCGACTCGGACAAAGTGCAAGTTGGCGAGCGCGCCATCTCCATCGGCAACCCCCTGGGCTTGGAGCACACGCTGACCGACGGATTGGTTTCCGCGCGGCGTGTGTACCAAGGAAAGCACTGGATCCAGATGAGTGTTCCGGTGTCGCCAGGGAACTCGGGGGGGCCCCTGTTCGACATGAAGGGCCAGGTCATTGGCGTGACGACTGCGCAGGTGTTGGGCGGCTTCTTCGGCCGCGCGCAGAACCTCAACCTGGCGATTCCCGTCAACGTGGTGAAACAGCACCTGAAGAGTACGTATCCCGATCGCCGCAAGTTTGGTTCCGAAGGCGGAGGCTCGCACTGGTGA
- a CDS encoding PHB depolymerase family esterase codes for MKRRLLASGLFCLAVLACGSSDESALHGPAKDAGMDGSAGMGAAAGQAGGASAGAGGQGGTAASSTGGGAGAPEGGAGGTPATCSVAALPAGTTTITVKSSGQDRSARMVIPKSYDASKPVPLVLVFHGYTESATAIENISQMTPVAEKAGVIVVYPQGILNAWNAGKCCGVASTSNRPDVQFVVDLLDSLEQQLCIDKKRIYAAGFSNGGMLSNRLACELSTRFAAIGPVAGPLAIDACAPQRPMPMIEFHGTGDFVVPYDGGGLSGAKSVKENVDFWQKNAWCTDGTPGETYKKGDVTCASYSQCKEGAAVELCTVEGGGHQWPGGKSAGPGGKLTQDVNGSQRMLDFFLAHPMP; via the coding sequence ATGAAGCGTCGTCTGCTGGCCTCGGGACTGTTTTGCCTGGCCGTGCTCGCGTGCGGCTCGAGCGACGAATCAGCGCTGCACGGCCCGGCGAAGGACGCGGGCATGGACGGTAGCGCCGGCATGGGCGCTGCGGCGGGCCAGGCTGGCGGCGCAAGCGCTGGGGCAGGTGGACAGGGCGGCACGGCCGCGAGCAGCACGGGCGGCGGGGCCGGCGCTCCCGAGGGCGGCGCCGGTGGCACCCCAGCGACGTGTAGCGTAGCGGCGCTGCCCGCTGGCACGACGACGATCACGGTGAAGTCGAGCGGTCAGGACCGCTCGGCGCGAATGGTCATCCCGAAGTCCTACGACGCATCGAAGCCCGTACCCTTGGTGCTGGTGTTCCACGGCTACACGGAGTCTGCGACGGCGATCGAGAACATCAGCCAGATGACGCCCGTCGCCGAAAAGGCCGGCGTGATCGTGGTCTATCCCCAGGGAATTCTGAACGCATGGAACGCAGGCAAGTGCTGTGGCGTCGCGTCCACGTCGAATCGTCCTGACGTGCAGTTCGTCGTCGACCTGCTGGACAGCCTCGAGCAGCAACTGTGCATCGACAAGAAGCGCATCTATGCCGCCGGGTTTTCCAACGGCGGTATGCTGAGCAACCGCTTGGCCTGCGAGCTTTCGACACGGTTCGCGGCGATCGGCCCCGTGGCGGGTCCGCTGGCGATCGATGCCTGCGCGCCCCAGCGCCCGATGCCGATGATCGAGTTCCATGGCACGGGGGACTTCGTGGTGCCCTACGACGGTGGTGGCCTTTCCGGAGCCAAAAGCGTCAAAGAGAACGTCGACTTCTGGCAAAAGAATGCTTGGTGCACCGACGGCACGCCCGGCGAAACGTACAAGAAGGGCGACGTCACTTGCGCGAGCTACTCCCAGTGCAAGGAAGGGGCGGCCGTGGAACTGTGCACCGTGGAGGGCGGCGGTCACCAGTGGCCCGGAGGCAAGAGCGCCGGGCCTGGCGGCAAGCTCACCCAAGACGTGAACGGTAGCCAACGGATGCTGGATTTCTTCCTAGCGCATCCGATGCCCTGA
- a CDS encoding MXAN_5187 family protein: MLLSRFWYVVLALVLGGAVFVLFLATSMYNRAGSRAMGEGLSADAQVVSWYMKDDARQRSAQLIKFALNQDIAKYLAKSSESEGERPPAEAREKVAAALRAVNEKIDEEFRFDAVFAVDQHGRVVAHLGYEQASGLEDFELGGYPVVADALHGYIRDDTLVLDRLYRVVTRPVEFDLGQLPAGAIVGARIIDDRFARELSGRTGAAVAFYTRGQRVASGAPEGFDRSQLDQIVSDLPNLEEDEEYRKLGRSSIRTLAKSLGVQYTRLPGEAWELGAGFAVGRMPGQVDGPMGFFRAADDKDKSQANIPLVAGLTLAAMLLGLLFTVFEHSRPLWIFRREAQRLAKGEADQMQPSKFRGVYRKIAADLNDGIDVVAAKGGVPRRAADLNQVLGDLPAEPQMSAFSFPGDSEPAAPPSPADHPAVTPKAKPMPKPPPRKGAPQPPPGLDTTMPSEGVGSTPGGGRPPPPRRAAAAPDSGPGDEAAEWRRVYEEFVATKKQCNENIEGFTYEKFEQTLKKNRDTLVQRHGAKHVKFSVYVKEGKAALKASPIKE, translated from the coding sequence ATGCTGCTTTCCCGCTTTTGGTACGTCGTTTTGGCGCTGGTGCTGGGGGGCGCCGTGTTCGTGTTGTTCCTGGCGACGAGCATGTACAACCGTGCGGGCTCGCGAGCCATGGGCGAAGGCCTTAGCGCCGATGCCCAGGTCGTGTCCTGGTACATGAAGGATGACGCGCGTCAGCGCTCCGCCCAGCTGATCAAGTTCGCTCTCAACCAAGACATCGCCAAGTACCTCGCGAAGAGCAGCGAGAGTGAAGGTGAGCGTCCCCCCGCCGAGGCCCGGGAAAAAGTTGCGGCGGCGCTGCGTGCGGTGAACGAGAAGATTGACGAGGAGTTCCGCTTCGACGCGGTGTTCGCCGTCGACCAGCACGGCCGCGTCGTGGCCCATCTCGGCTACGAGCAGGCGAGTGGCTTGGAGGATTTCGAGCTGGGGGGCTACCCGGTCGTCGCCGACGCGCTCCATGGCTACATTCGCGACGACACCTTGGTGCTCGATCGACTCTACCGAGTCGTGACTCGACCCGTGGAGTTCGACCTAGGGCAGTTGCCCGCGGGCGCCATCGTCGGGGCCCGCATCATCGACGACCGCTTCGCCCGCGAACTGAGCGGCCGCACGGGCGCCGCCGTCGCGTTCTACACCCGCGGGCAGCGTGTCGCGTCAGGTGCGCCCGAAGGCTTCGATCGCAGCCAGCTGGATCAGATCGTCTCCGATCTGCCGAACCTCGAAGAGGACGAGGAGTACCGCAAGCTGGGTCGTAGCTCGATTCGCACCTTGGCCAAGAGTCTGGGCGTGCAGTACACGCGGCTGCCGGGCGAGGCGTGGGAGCTCGGGGCGGGCTTCGCCGTGGGCCGAATGCCAGGACAAGTCGATGGCCCAATGGGCTTCTTCCGCGCCGCCGACGACAAGGACAAGTCTCAGGCGAACATCCCGCTGGTGGCCGGGCTGACGCTGGCAGCGATGCTGCTAGGGCTTCTGTTCACCGTCTTCGAGCACTCGCGGCCGCTATGGATCTTCCGCCGCGAAGCTCAACGCCTTGCCAAGGGCGAAGCTGACCAGATGCAGCCCAGCAAGTTCCGCGGCGTCTATCGCAAGATTGCGGCGGACTTGAACGATGGCATCGACGTGGTGGCGGCCAAGGGTGGTGTCCCGCGGCGCGCCGCGGACTTGAATCAAGTGCTCGGCGACTTGCCGGCGGAACCGCAGATGAGCGCCTTCAGCTTTCCCGGGGACTCCGAGCCCGCGGCGCCGCCGAGTCCTGCGGATCATCCCGCCGTGACGCCGAAGGCGAAACCGATGCCCAAGCCGCCTCCGCGCAAGGGTGCACCCCAACCCCCGCCGGGGCTCGACACGACCATGCCCTCGGAGGGCGTTGGTTCGACACCGGGCGGTGGAAGGCCGCCTCCGCCGCGACGTGCTGCCGCGGCGCCCGACAGCGGGCCCGGAGACGAGGCGGCGGAGTGGCGTCGTGTGTACGAGGAGTTCGTTGCCACGAAGAAGCAGTGCAACGAGAACATCGAAGGATTCACCTACGAGAAGTTCGAGCAGACGTTGAAGAAGAACCGCGACACCCTCGTGCAGCGCCACGGCGCCAAGCACGTGAAGTTCTCGGTCTACGTGAAAGAGGGGAAGGCGGCCCTGAAGGCCAGCCCGATCAAGGAATGA
- the trxB gene encoding thioredoxin-disulfide reductase → MTQPRLHNVLIIGSGPAGLTASIYAARANLSPICIEGFSAGGLIPGGQLMFTTDVENYPGFPKGVTGQELMQAFRDQAEHQGTEIVTADVQKVDLSARPFKVWVGEDENELHLAKTVIIATGARANYVGLESEEKLKNKGVSACAVCDGALFRNQDVVVVGGGDTAMEEASYLAGLCKSVTLIHRRDEFRASQAMQKRVRENAKIRLLTSAVVEEVLDPAADKVTGVRVRNLKSGDLQTVDCAAMFVAIGHTPMTELFKGQLETHDNGYLKVKPGTTQTSVAGVFAAGDVADYVYRQAVTAAGTGCMAALEAERFLQAHEE, encoded by the coding sequence ATGACTCAGCCTCGACTGCACAACGTTCTCATCATTGGTTCGGGCCCCGCGGGGCTGACCGCGTCCATCTATGCAGCTCGCGCGAATCTTTCGCCCATCTGCATCGAAGGATTCAGCGCGGGCGGACTCATTCCGGGTGGGCAGCTCATGTTCACGACAGACGTCGAGAACTACCCCGGCTTTCCCAAGGGCGTCACGGGGCAGGAGCTGATGCAGGCGTTTCGCGATCAGGCGGAGCATCAAGGCACGGAGATCGTGACGGCGGACGTGCAAAAGGTGGATCTCTCAGCTCGACCCTTCAAGGTATGGGTCGGTGAAGACGAGAACGAGCTGCACTTGGCCAAGACGGTGATCATCGCGACCGGCGCGAGGGCGAACTACGTGGGGCTGGAGAGCGAAGAGAAACTGAAGAACAAAGGCGTCAGCGCCTGTGCGGTGTGCGACGGTGCGCTCTTCCGCAACCAGGACGTCGTGGTCGTGGGCGGCGGCGACACGGCGATGGAGGAGGCGAGCTACCTGGCAGGTCTGTGCAAGAGCGTGACGCTGATTCACCGGCGCGACGAGTTCCGCGCCAGCCAGGCCATGCAGAAGCGTGTGCGCGAGAACGCCAAGATCCGCTTGCTGACCAGCGCGGTGGTGGAGGAGGTGTTGGACCCGGCCGCGGACAAGGTCACCGGCGTGCGGGTGCGCAATCTGAAGAGCGGCGACCTGCAAACCGTCGATTGCGCGGCCATGTTCGTCGCCATCGGGCATACGCCAATGACCGAGCTGTTCAAGGGCCAGCTCGAAACCCACGATAACGGCTACTTGAAGGTCAAGCCGGGCACGACTCAGACCAGTGTGGCCGGCGTGTTCGCAGCGGGCGACGTGGCGGACTACGTGTATCGCCAAGCCGTGACAGCGGCGGGTACGGGCTGCATGGCCGCCCTTGAGGCGGAACGCTTCCTCCAGGCGCACGAGGAGTGA
- a CDS encoding uracil-DNA glycosylase has product MAPESYAAEALEQVRAAATRGESMPPDLVSVAPPRVVLPVAERSAALSSLQAEVAACEACGLHATRTQTVFARGQGTVGVCFVGEGPGADEDAQGLPFVGKAGQLLDKMIGAMGLDRDEVYIANIVKCRPPKNRKPEVDEMSACVGYLRRQLDLVQPEVIVALGATAVQGLLGTSQGITRMRGNWKLYEGRIAVMPTFHPAYLLRSPAAKREVWEDLKAVLRHLGRPVPGAKTT; this is encoded by the coding sequence GTGGCCCCTGAATCCTACGCTGCGGAGGCGCTGGAGCAGGTCCGAGCCGCGGCGACGCGCGGAGAGAGCATGCCGCCAGACTTGGTGAGCGTGGCGCCGCCGCGCGTCGTGCTTCCCGTGGCGGAACGGAGCGCCGCACTGAGCTCGCTTCAGGCCGAGGTCGCGGCCTGCGAAGCGTGCGGCCTGCATGCCACGCGCACGCAGACTGTTTTCGCCCGAGGACAGGGCACGGTTGGCGTGTGCTTCGTGGGGGAGGGGCCCGGCGCGGATGAAGATGCGCAGGGGCTGCCCTTCGTCGGCAAGGCAGGGCAGCTGTTGGACAAGATGATCGGCGCTATGGGACTCGACCGCGACGAGGTCTACATCGCGAACATCGTGAAGTGCCGCCCGCCGAAGAACCGCAAACCCGAGGTCGACGAGATGAGTGCCTGCGTGGGCTATCTGCGTCGCCAGCTCGACCTGGTGCAGCCCGAGGTGATCGTCGCGCTCGGAGCTACCGCCGTGCAGGGCCTGTTGGGCACGAGCCAAGGCATCACCCGCATGCGCGGCAACTGGAAGCTCTACGAGGGTCGCATCGCCGTGATGCCCACTTTCCACCCGGCGTACCTGTTGCGGAGCCCGGCCGCCAAACGCGAGGTGTGGGAAGATCTGAAAGCGGTGCTGCGCCACTTGGGGCGACCCGTTCCCGGAGCGAAGACGACTTGA
- a CDS encoding DUF2085 domain-containing protein, with the protein MSDAAQQAATGERGRGWLGIVARGVLILVGVGPLMPQLTRGLPGLSWLGGAFDAWFAFQCHREPARSLSFLGEILPVCSRCLGIYLGLGLGALILWPKLKVWPLRIWVGFAALVMVLDVATETLGMRPEWTPLRLVTGLLLAYPVSGAVVRAARGEPQDD; encoded by the coding sequence TTGAGCGACGCCGCGCAGCAGGCCGCCACGGGTGAAAGGGGTCGCGGGTGGCTCGGTATCGTAGCGCGCGGCGTTCTCATTCTGGTTGGCGTCGGGCCGCTGATGCCGCAGCTGACGCGCGGCCTGCCCGGCCTGTCATGGCTGGGCGGCGCCTTCGACGCTTGGTTCGCCTTCCAATGCCACCGCGAGCCAGCGCGTAGCCTCAGTTTTCTCGGCGAGATCTTGCCCGTGTGCTCGCGCTGCCTCGGGATCTACCTGGGGCTGGGCTTGGGCGCGTTGATCCTTTGGCCGAAGCTGAAGGTCTGGCCGCTGCGGATCTGGGTGGGGTTTGCGGCGCTGGTGATGGTCCTGGACGTCGCGACCGAAACCCTCGGCATGCGTCCGGAGTGGACGCCCCTACGCTTGGTCACTGGATTGCTGCTTGCCTACCCGGTGTCCGGTGCTGTAGTGCGCGCCGCCCGCGGCGAGCCTCAGGACGACTAG
- a CDS encoding OmpA family protein, protein MSLARRAALMLLLMIVSAFAGCGQAPKLRGDIEGLEKIAKQAEANGAVRCAPRELALAQSHLKFASIELEQGFISNAKRHLWRAEPNARAALFLSPPQYCAERGFVEMAKPKPKPGDRDGDGYLDPDDACPDEPENFNSYKDEDGCPDDPDTDGDGLTDSVDSCVLEPEDKDGYLDEDGCPDVDNDLDTILDTEDKCPLDPEDPDGYEDEDGCPDLDNDKDTVPDLKDQCPNEIGSTTKEPLGCPTKPALVVVTDCEVKITQQIHFEYNKAVIRKESYPVLDAVVEVLEKNPEIKIEVQGHTDNRGSARYNKTLSDKRAGSVMKYLVSHGISASRLASKGYGFDRPLVPNTSPQNMALNRRVQFVRTEGSKPGCPTTSSK, encoded by the coding sequence ATGAGTCTCGCGAGGCGCGCCGCGCTCATGTTGCTGCTCATGATTGTCTCCGCGTTTGCGGGTTGCGGCCAGGCCCCCAAGCTACGCGGCGACATCGAAGGACTCGAAAAGATCGCCAAGCAGGCCGAAGCCAACGGCGCCGTTCGCTGCGCGCCGCGCGAGCTTGCGCTGGCGCAAAGCCACCTCAAGTTCGCATCCATCGAGTTGGAGCAGGGCTTCATCTCCAACGCCAAGCGTCACCTATGGCGCGCGGAGCCGAACGCCCGCGCGGCGCTGTTCCTGTCACCCCCGCAGTATTGCGCGGAACGCGGCTTCGTGGAGATGGCGAAGCCCAAGCCCAAGCCCGGTGACCGCGACGGCGACGGCTATCTGGACCCGGACGACGCGTGTCCCGACGAGCCGGAGAACTTCAACTCCTACAAGGACGAAGACGGCTGTCCGGACGACCCCGATACGGACGGCGATGGCCTGACGGACTCGGTGGACTCCTGCGTGCTCGAGCCCGAGGACAAGGACGGCTACCTGGACGAGGACGGCTGTCCCGATGTCGACAACGACCTCGACACCATCCTCGATACCGAGGACAAGTGCCCGCTCGATCCTGAAGACCCCGATGGCTACGAGGACGAGGACGGCTGCCCCGATCTGGACAACGACAAGGACACGGTTCCGGATCTGAAGGATCAGTGCCCGAACGAGATCGGCTCCACCACCAAGGAGCCCCTGGGCTGTCCCACCAAGCCTGCGCTGGTGGTGGTCACCGACTGCGAAGTCAAGATCACGCAGCAGATCCACTTCGAGTACAACAAGGCCGTCATCCGCAAGGAGAGCTATCCAGTGCTCGATGCGGTGGTGGAGGTGCTCGAGAAGAACCCCGAGATCAAGATCGAGGTTCAGGGCCACACCGACAACCGTGGCAGCGCGCGCTACAACAAGACGCTGTCCGACAAGCGTGCCGGCTCGGTCATGAAGTACCTCGTGTCCCATGGCATCTCGGCCAGTCGCTTGGCCTCCAAGGGGTATGGCTTCGACCGACCCTTGGTCCCGAACACGTCCCCCCAGAATATGGCGCTGAACCGGCGCGTCCAATTCGTACGCACCGAAGGCTCCAAGCCTGGGTGTCCCACGACTTCCAGCAAATGA
- a CDS encoding DUF4398 domain-containing protein, producing the protein MGEDKRKHHNFPQAFPYGTRTGALAVIAAGLLSTACGNTIYAIQANSAASKLEEAKALGAEQYAPYEYYYAKAHLEKAQSEAAEADYSDAANLAETAEEYADKAITLTRDAHEGGGR; encoded by the coding sequence ATGGGCGAAGACAAGCGCAAGCACCACAACTTTCCGCAGGCTTTTCCGTACGGTACACGCACGGGGGCACTGGCGGTCATCGCTGCAGGCCTGCTGAGCACGGCCTGCGGTAATACCATCTACGCCATTCAGGCGAACTCGGCAGCGAGCAAGCTCGAAGAAGCGAAAGCACTCGGCGCCGAACAGTACGCGCCCTACGAGTACTACTACGCGAAGGCGCACCTCGAGAAAGCCCAGAGCGAAGCGGCCGAGGCAGACTACAGCGACGCCGCCAACTTGGCGGAGACGGCAGAGGAGTACGCCGACAAGGCCATCACCTTGACGCGCGACGCACACGAAGGGGGCGGGCGATGA